A genomic region of bacterium contains the following coding sequences:
- a CDS encoding ABC transporter permease, with product MAIPLAYNLRNLRVRKAATLMTAGGIALVVAVLVLTLALASGFQRTLVGTGRADNLHALRTGATNEI from the coding sequence ATGGCCATCCCGCTCGCCTACAACCTGCGCAACCTGCGCGTGCGCAAGGCGGCCACCCTGATGACGGCCGGCGGGATCGCGCTCGTCGTTGCCGTGCTCGTGCTGACGCTCGCCCTCGCCAGCGGCTTCCAGCGGACCCTGGTCGGCACCGGCCGCGCGGACAACCTGCATGCCCTGCGCACGGGTGCTACCAACGAGATCGA